DNA sequence from the Vicia villosa cultivar HV-30 ecotype Madison, WI linkage group LG3, Vvil1.0, whole genome shotgun sequence genome:
TCCGTTCGGGTTTGGCGAAAAAGAGAGGTTTTTGTTGTGAATTGTATAATTGGTCACCATTTGAGTCACAAAGAGTTTGGTGTTTGTTTAAGCTTGATGAAAAGCTTACTCTCTCGTGATTCTACTGACCCTTATTTGATTTCGCAACTTGGGTATATTCAATTACAAACTGGTGACTTGGAAGGTGCAAAAGCTTCGTTTTTGAAAGCTGAAATTGATGGGAAGAACAATGGGTCATTGAGTGAGGTTGAGTTTATGAATCTTGTGAATAGAAACAAGGCTTTGGTGTATATGGTTGGGAAGGATTATGCATCTGCGGTGAGGGAATATGAAGAGTGTATTGTAAGGGATCATAGTGATATAGTTGCTTTTAACAATAAAGCTCTTTGTTTGATGTATTTGAGGGATTTGTCTGATTCAATCAAGGTGTTAGAGAATGCTCTTGAAAGGGTTCCTACGGTTGCGTTGAATGAGACACTGGTTGTTAATTTGTGTAGTATGTATGAGTTGGCTTATGTTAATCACTCGGATATTAAGAGAACGCTTAGTAGTTGGATTGCTCGTGTTGCTCCGGATGATTTTGATGCGACGTGTACGCGGACATGAAGAGGAGGTAGCTTCTGTTTCTTTATTTTTGGTTTAGCATTTTCATTTTGTCATGCTTGGAATTGGCATGCTTGTAATGTATGGTGATTTTTGTGTTTATACTTTTGATAAGTTATTTCAATAAACTATAATCTCAAAGtttagtttttcttttgttcttttgaTCACTACTGTAACATATGTTTCTGTCTTATTGATTGAAGAAGAATGTCATAGTTCATTGTATTGTATCCCCTTGCACATGCTCCCATAGCTTCATAATAGAAGGTTTATTCCACCCGATTGTTTGATTTCTAAGGGGTGCGAAATAGCTAAATCAAACTTATTTTGTTATGATTACTATGTACAATTTGTGAACATCAGATTTAATGTCTGAAACTTGAGTGATTCCTAGGAAAGAGGGGCTGTTTGATGTATAACTCCTTCACCGGAGTCTTTCTTTTTTGTGGTTATTGTATTATTGGTGAAATTTCTATGAAGCAAGTAGGTGAGTTTTGTTGATGATAGACTGTATCTGTGCTAAATTACTTCCTTCCCCTTTGGCAGTATTGTGTTAGACCAAGGGACATCTTTGGATTGGTTATTTGACTTTGAAATTGGTTTGTTGATTCTTAATATAACTTTAGAAAGTGTTTAGATAAATAATTTAACCAAGTGCGTTGAAGAGGAAATGGAAGTTGGTCTGCTTTGAAGTTGTAAACCTTTTTATTCTTTGGctacaaagagaaaatagcaaagCAAGGACAACATGGAAAACTAGAATCTAGTAATTGACACCCTTTGTTAGAAGAGAACAGCCTTAGGAAAAATGAAGGTGGCCGTGCGGTCCCAAGTTCCAACCTCGAAAGGAAACACATGCAGGTGTGGAGAATCGGGGGCAAGGTGGAGGATGCAAAATCCGCTTCCACTTAAATCGTTGCCATACTAATCTTCTTTCCCCAAAATCctcctccctaaaatctcatctTAAACCTAATTACCTAAATATTTAAATCACATGTCTATTAATTGACACAAATCCTAAATTTGTGACTTCATCTCAATTTGATCTATAAAGTTGCATGAGAGTATCAACTAATTGCTCCCATTATCAATATTCTAAAAATGATATAAGGATTTGTAAGAGGCATTGTTTTAAATTGCATCGTTGTAAGTGTTGTGATTGTGGTCATTGTAGTTGCTGTgatgcatatttaaaattttcatttttggtaAGACGTGAAAGAACATACATGAAATTGTTTGATGCAGTTCTTAATGATGTTACGTTCGTGATTTTAATTTACACCGCAATTGCACCTCTAAATAGTGTGAATGCTAGGTCGTTTCCCGTAAGCCACACGCTCTAAGGCTTGATTACAGTGTCAAAAGAGTAAGGGCTGATGCATAGTCGCCCGGATGTAGTGAAAAATAAGCAATAATTCCTATGTTTTTGTGAGTGGATGTGGATAAAAAAGTTAGTTCATGAGAGGAGGATTCGCTTTGGATCATGGAATATGGGCACACTTACTCGAAGATATATGTAAATAGTGGACATTATGGTTAAGAGGAAGATTATGTGCTTACAAGAAACTAAGTGGAAGAGTGAAAAAGCCAAAGATTTAAACAACTCAAAATTTAAGTTTTGGCACACTAGAAAAGTTAGCCCGAGAAATGATTTAGACAACTCAAAATTTAAGTTTTGGTATACTAGAAAAGTTAGCCTGAGAAATGATTTAGACAACTCAAAATTTAAGTTTTGGTACACTAGAAAAGTTAGCCCGAGAAATGAGGGATGGGGATTATTGTAGATAAGGAAAAGAAGAAGGATATTGTGGACGTAACAAGAGAAGGAGATCGAATCATAGCTTTGAAATTTGTAGTCGAACAAGACACCTTTAATGTAGGAATGACAACGGGTCGAGTGCAGGTTTTACACtatccaaacccgcacccgaacccaaacccaatcaactcgggttttcacccgttgacttgGGTTTGGGTGCGGGCCTGCTTGCCATCCATACTTTAATATTATTAGTGCTTACGCACCTCAGGTTGGGTTAGCAGAACACCTTAAGGTAAAATTTTAGGTTGATTTAGAATGTTTACTACATGATATACCCAAGGAGAGAAGGTTTTCCTATGAGGGGATCTCAATGGACATGTAGGTAGTGTGGCAAGAGGATTTGAGAGTGTACATGAGGGATTTGACACATGAGAGGTAAATCCATCTTGGAGTTTTCATCGGCTTTGAATTTTACTATAGCAAATACACGGTTTAGGAAAAGGTGGTGGGAAATAGATTTAGGTGGTTTGAATATATAGAGAGAATACCGGTAGATTATGTAGTAAGGAGAGTATATCATATGGATAGAAAGATAGTTCTTGATAAAATATTATGACAAAAATTGATTTATGTAGCTGTCTCCATCTAATAGGATAAGGTTTAGTTGTTGTTTTCTTAAAAGAACTTCGTATAAGTTTAAGTTTGAAGTCTGTACTTGTGGTGCTAAGCTTTGGTAATGCAATATCGCATTTTCTGTCGTCTATTATCATAAGTTCTTTAAAGTATAATCCTCTTTTTGTTTAATTTGTTGGGACAGAACTGTAATTGAGTTGAAAGAATAAACTCAAGTACATAAATTTACTCTACTGATAATGCGACAATGAGATCAAGTATTACTCCCtctgtctcataataagtgtcttatttgtactttttctatgtctcaaaataaatgtctctttagaatactaatgcaacatttattatttttcttccactACTATATccctatatattaactttcacatttTTCAACTACTCCAatacctataataaataagggtactttagtaaatgatacTAATTTTTCATTCAAAccaacacatctaatcattttcttaagaaccgcgtAAAGTttaaataagacacttattatgagacggagggagtaataatttgtagattaaattgattattttttatatatttaagtttgGCAAATTATTGTAGTTTTCCATAATTATTTTGAAGTGATAATTAACTTtgaaatgtaaaataatttttaaattagaaaatttctttagccacctccctatgggggtcacccccagcgaaaaatccaaattacccctgcttctgaaatgaacttccgaagcatttttttttaaaaaaaatttccacaattcggaagtgcatctctgaaaatacctcatggggggtgttttcggagatgaacttccgaaaacacctttgttcagattttgggggatttcggaaatgaacttccgaattatgcagaaactgtgtttttttttttatgtttttcttaacagtctcgtatttttaattaaaggaaacc
Encoded proteins:
- the LOC131661439 gene encoding uncharacterized protein LOC131661439 — translated: MESQPPRSESQTDPLHNPSNKHPLDELCHDLNSLQDLANRGAWRTIIDKVSRARALSLLQKPHDHLTYLAFNALAFTKLRRFNEASSELDSVEDLDSSHYQYETYPKIYPNRVGSMVPFSLRWLHALIPIKLGQRQQGIDRLYGLLDFVREKINTKENNNLIESVRVWRKREVFVVNCIIGHHLSHKEFGVCLSLMKSLLSRDSTDPYLISQLGYIQLQTGDLEGAKASFLKAEIDGKNNGSLSEVEFMNLVNRNKALVYMVGKDYASAVREYEECIVRDHSDIVAFNNKALCLMYLRDLSDSIKVLENALERVPTVALNETLVVNLCSMYELAYVNHSDIKRTLSSWIARVAPDDFDATCTRT